Proteins from a genomic interval of Crassostrea angulata isolate pt1a10 chromosome 7, ASM2561291v2, whole genome shotgun sequence:
- the LOC128155638 gene encoding protein zwilch homolog, which yields MDSQNVTEFGSFLSKLSPESVDTILQDVEYVYISNGKDPRLAGVGTLMAVPLPIIVAQKPGSMVVADPDISEYLPQESSISNKNRMQMNSYDVTQGSPLKMQEYADLSDIESPVAFQVNKEHFFKTSLTKLGIPFNKTKVVASLYSLASDGKSWPPILIFSDGKDRKHTSCLMLSREEQCLKSTVIKVSCPEPKNVHFPKIHNMKTVEKQMKYKARYDMMGKLLQEIISNEQDFAGSLVVEIKWSKPICTAVLQSPPLESQAHILAQVMSGDERSTAHGFYRELEMLRSFVNGLETGEILWLADEGNTPILEQLKMLIERLKLGDAAKTEKEPPQNEMSEVLGLDTLSFDRRKDLDFTDHLWNILIQCTSYSELEEALKYVFAVLSNGEFYPMVHRKNNTVIAQLVREACAGKLRMPNLAGGIYAIQLLAEIGLEKLRQDYVHAFLSTELVVLGNIESFVQTEEPLSQRLASLEKLHHVIEMSVMLGMFLKLSMQTLNSVAIQMLKYYENNSVNEKHLFDFPVPTSQIKSMIENCAPCLWQMEFSKPVQNATETTKIVLAEENPFPHVGWSSASENVPETGSEDFRDRLYYVIRLEDRVSVL from the exons ATGGACAGTCAAAATGTAACTGAGTTTGGAAGTTTCCTGTCAAAACTAAGCCCAGAAAGTGTTGACACGATATTGCAAGATGTggaatatgtttatatttcaaatggGAAAGACCCTCGTTTAGCTGGCGTAGGGACTTTAATGGCTGTTCCATTGCCAATCATTGTAGCCCAAAAACCTGGCAGTATGGTTGTGGCCGATCCCGACATCTCAGAATATCTACCACAGGAATCATCAATAAGCAATAAAAACAGGATGCAGATGAATAGCTATGACGTAACGCAAGGCTCACCTCTGAAGATGCAAGAATATGCAGATTTGTCGGATATAGAATCCCCTGTTGCCTTCCAAGTAAATAAAGAGCATTTCTTCAAGACTTCTCTGACTAAACTGGGAATTCCATTCAACAAGACAAAAGTGGTGGCATCCTTATACAGCCTTGCATCAGATGGAAAGAGCTGGCCCCCCATCCTTATTTTCAGTGATGGTAAAGACCGAAAGCACACTTCCTGTCTAATGCTGTCTCGAGAAGAACAATGTCTGAAGTCAACAGTCATTAAGGTATCCTGCCCGGAGCCGAAGAATGTCCATTTTCCAAAGATCCATAATATGAAGACTGTGGagaaacaaatgaaatacaaggCAAGATATGACATGATGGGGAAACTATTACAGGAGATAATTAGCAATGAGCAGGATTTTGCTGGTTCTTTGGTTGTAGAAATTAAATGGTCCAAGCCCATTTGTACGGCGGTATTGCAGTCTCCCCCTCTTGAATCTCAAGCCCACATCCTTGCCCAAGTTATGTCTGGTGATGAGAGGTCTACAGCACATGGATTTTACCGGGAGTTGGAAATGCTACGATCATTTGTTAATG GGTTGGAAACAGGAGAAATTCTTTGGTTGGCAGATGAGGGCAATACACCAATTCTTGAGCAGCTGAAGATGCTGATTGAAAGGTTAAAGCTGGGGGATGCCGCTAAAACTGAGAAGGAACCACCCCAAAATGAGATGTCAGAAGTCCTTGGACTAGATACGCTTTCTTTTGATCGACGGAAAGACCTGGACTTTACTGATCATCTGTGGAACATCCTTATTCAGTGCACATCATACAGTGAGCTGGAGGAGGCACTGAAATATGTTTTTGCAGTCCTTAGTAATGGCGAATTCTATCCCATGGTTCACAGAAAAAATAACACCGTTATTGCTCAGCTGGTAAGAGAAGCCTGCGCAGGGAAACTCAGAATGCCAAATTTAGCTGGCGGAATTTATGCCATTCAGCTACTGGCTGAAATAGGCTTGGAAAAATTGCGACAGGATTATGTCCATGCTTTCCTTTCAACAGAGCTGGTTGTGTTAGGGAATATTGAGTCCTTTGTACAAACTGAAGAGCCATTGTCCCAGAGATTAGCCTCGTTGGAGAAACTGCATCATGTGATAGAGATGTCAGTCATGCTGGGAATGTTCCTAAAGCTCTCCATGCAAACTTTGAACTCTGTGGCCATCCAAATGCTgaaatattatgaaaacaaCTCTGTCAAtgaaaagcatttatttgattttcctGTCCCAACCTCGCAAATAAAGTCAATGATTGAAAACTGTGCCCCTTGTTTGTGGCAGATGGAATTCTCCAAACCAGTGCAAAATGCCACAGAAAcaacaaaaattgttttggcAGAGGAAAACCCCTTTCCTCATGTTGGATGGAGCTCAGCATCTGAAAATGTACCAGAAACAGGCAGTGAAGATTTTAGAGACAGACTTTACTATGTAATTCGACTCGAGGACAGAGTGTCTGTACTGTAG